From Triticum urartu cultivar G1812 chromosome 2, Tu2.1, whole genome shotgun sequence, a single genomic window includes:
- the LOC125534975 gene encoding CBS domain-containing protein CBSX1, chloroplastic-like, whose protein sequence is MASTPSAAVHCAARTFSPSAPRRGPAKSASFVSVPGGRRRVVAAALGDMDMRPAIDENPEGVLSGEWPGNFSLASYDDLRQYLESQIVSTDKMSPTAKLGEVMSRPVEVATPDQKLAEIDALFATQSGLPVVDGEGRCIGVVSKKDKARASNGLDSTIGEVMSSPAVTLTLEKTVLEAAALMLKHKVHRIPVVNEQQQVIGIVTRTDVFQALEASKA, encoded by the exons ATGGCGTCCACGCCCTCCGCCGCCGTCCACTGCGCCGCGAGGACATTCTCCCCctccgcgccgcgccgcgggCCGGCGAAATCTGCCTCCTTTGTCAGCGTTCCGGGGGGGCGGCGCCGGGTGGTGGCCGCGGCGCTGGGGGACATGGACATGCGCCCGGCCATCGACGAGAACCCGGAGGGCGTGCTCTCCGGCGAGTGGCCCGGCAACTTCTCCCTCGCCAGCTACGACGACCTCCGCCAGTACCTCGAGTCCCAGATCGTCTCCACCGACAAG ATGAGCCCCACGGCGAAGCTCGGGGAGGTGATGTCGCGCCCGGTGGAGGTGGCCACGCCGGACCAGAAGCTGGCCGAGATCGACGCCCTCTTCGCCACCCAGTCCGGCCTGCCCGTCGTCGACGGCGAGGGCAGGTGCATCGGGGTCGTCTCCAAGAAGGACAAGGCCAGGGCATCCAATGGG TTGGACTCAACCATTGGAGAAGTCATGTCCTCACCTGCTGTAACTCTGACCCTGGAGAAGACCGTCTTGG AAGCTGCTGCATTGATGCTCAAGCATAAAGTTCACAGGATACCAGTTGTGAATGAACAACAGCAAGTGATAG GGATTGTCACGCGGACGGACGTGTTCCAGGCCTTGGAGGCCAGCAAGGCATAA